In one Chryseobacterium camelliae genomic region, the following are encoded:
- a CDS encoding twin-arginine translocase TatA/TatE family subunit: MNTLTILALSWQHILIVAILLVLLFGGKKIPELMRGVGSGIKEFKDAVKEEDKPGSENKTPSSNDNKTSSN, from the coding sequence ATGAACACACTAACAATATTAGCCTTATCTTGGCAACATATCTTAATCGTAGCAATATTGCTTGTATTGCTTTTCGGAGGTAAAAAAATTCCTGAATTAATGAGAGGAGTTGGTTCCGGTATTAAAGAATTTAAAGATGCTGTAAAAGAAGAAGATAAACCGGGTTCAGAAAACAAAACCCCTTCTTCAAACGATAATAAAACATCTAGCAACTAA